The following proteins come from a genomic window of Thiothrix winogradskyi:
- a CDS encoding cytochrome-c peroxidase yields MSSNIIAVTCVLLLLAGCQDEAVTSTIHKPDNSTDKVLRSERDAMLNTLIQQHGLTGDVLQGRILPAIESPLAQLGMQLFFSKALSGNRNVACASCHHPLLGGGDSLSLSIGVDAADPNVLGHKRLLQGKLRPSVPRNAPTTFNIGLWRQFMFHDGRIAQLEVGITTPDVAYLQPDPLAGGNLVHAQARFPVTSNHEMRGELFDAGGTSQSCRERLAERLGAYGVSGEARLPAAETDYWLDAFRQAYQQPHAPATELITEQTIAAALGEYQRSQVFVNNPWKHYVQGDVAAISEPAKRGALLFFREREAGGYACASCHKGDFFTDEQFRNVLMPQIGPGKGSNTVTAVQQDYGRWLVTQHPDDKFRFRTPSLLNVAMTGPWGHNGAYTSLEAMVRHMLNPFQAALHYDSGQLKQPNIPTEQVAVNLREMLSGNADMAGQAYQEEDVQYLVDFLHTLTDPCVTSADCLQRWIPSGGNSPESVLQARF; encoded by the coding sequence ATGTCGTCAAATATTATTGCCGTTACGTGTGTATTGTTATTATTGGCAGGCTGTCAGGATGAGGCGGTGACGAGCACTATTCATAAGCCCGACAATAGTACTGACAAAGTATTGCGCTCTGAAAGGGATGCCATGCTGAATACGCTGATTCAACAGCATGGACTGACGGGGGATGTGCTACAGGGGCGAATCTTGCCCGCGATTGAATCACCGTTAGCCCAATTAGGGATGCAACTATTTTTTAGTAAAGCACTGTCCGGTAATCGGAATGTGGCTTGTGCGAGTTGTCATCATCCCTTATTGGGTGGTGGTGATAGTTTGTCGTTGTCGATTGGGGTGGACGCTGCTGACCCGAATGTATTGGGTCACAAACGTTTGTTACAGGGTAAGCTTCGTCCTAGTGTGCCACGTAATGCGCCGACGACGTTTAATATCGGTTTGTGGCGGCAGTTTATGTTTCATGATGGGCGTATCGCGCAACTTGAGGTAGGGATTACGACCCCCGATGTGGCTTATTTGCAGCCAGATCCCTTAGCCGGAGGTAATTTAGTTCATGCTCAGGCACGTTTTCCGGTGACATCCAATCATGAAATGCGCGGAGAACTATTCGATGCCGGTGGTACATCGCAATCATGCCGTGAACGTTTAGCCGAGCGTTTGGGAGCTTATGGGGTCAGTGGTGAGGCGCGGTTGCCTGCTGCGGAAACGGATTATTGGCTTGATGCATTTCGTCAGGCTTACCAACAACCGCACGCACCGGCAACCGAGTTGATTACTGAGCAAACGATTGCTGCGGCATTGGGGGAATATCAACGTTCCCAAGTATTTGTGAATAATCCTTGGAAACATTATGTGCAAGGTGATGTGGCAGCCATCAGCGAACCGGCGAAACGCGGTGCCTTATTGTTTTTCCGGGAACGTGAGGCAGGCGGCTATGCTTGTGCAAGCTGCCATAAAGGTGATTTTTTTACGGATGAACAATTCCGCAATGTATTAATGCCCCAGATAGGGCCGGGCAAGGGCAGCAATACCGTTACGGCGGTGCAACAGGATTATGGACGCTGGTTAGTAACACAACACCCGGATGATAAGTTCCGGTTTCGCACGCCGAGTTTGCTGAATGTCGCCATGACGGGGCCGTGGGGGCATAATGGCGCGTATACCAGCCTTGAGGCGATGGTGCGGCATATGTTGAACCCGTTTCAAGCCGCGCTGCATTATGACAGCGGGCAATTAAAGCAGCCTAATATTCCTACCGAACAGGTGGCAGTGAATTTGCGGGAAATGTTGAGCGGCAATGCCGATATGGCGGGGCAAGCGTATCAGGAAGAGGATGTGCAGTACTTAGTTGATTTTCTGCACACCCTGACTGACCCGTGTGTAACCAGCGCGGATTGCTTACAGCGTTGGATACCTTCTGGTGGAAATTCCCCGGAATCGGTATTGCAGGCG
- a CDS encoding helix-hairpin-helix domain-containing protein, which translates to MSKLVGVFILGILVGWLIEWIFVRLFVPNPKKKVEAALKASRKENDTLQQQNRALQAELTAVKMKQETVVTTEPVVTPAPETATTDITTPAVETTVTEVATAVTESANNDDLTKLSGIGPKLAEAMQANGIQSYAQLAILSTDDLNEKLASSGIRYSKAIAESWAKQATFAAASDWSGLKTYQQTLKS; encoded by the coding sequence ATGTCTAAACTAGTAGGCGTATTTATTCTCGGGATACTGGTCGGTTGGTTAATCGAATGGATTTTTGTCCGGCTGTTTGTACCTAATCCCAAGAAAAAAGTTGAAGCCGCCCTGAAAGCCAGCCGCAAAGAAAATGACACACTGCAACAGCAAAACCGCGCCTTGCAAGCGGAGCTAACGGCAGTAAAAATGAAGCAAGAAACCGTCGTAACCACTGAACCTGTCGTTACACCTGCGCCAGAAACCGCAACTACCGACATCACAACACCAGCAGTGGAAACAACCGTTACTGAAGTAGCGACAGCGGTTACTGAGAGTGCAAATAACGATGATTTAACCAAGCTCAGTGGTATTGGCCCAAAACTAGCCGAAGCCATGCAAGCCAATGGCATCCAAAGTTACGCACAATTAGCCATATTGAGCACGGATGATTTGAATGAAAAACTGGCATCCAGCGGTATTCGCTATAGCAAAGCAATCGCAGAAAGCTGGGCTAAGCAAGCAACATTTGCAGCCGCCAGTGATTGGAGTGGATTAAAAACGTATCAACAAACGTTAAAAAGTTAA
- a CDS encoding helix-turn-helix domain-containing protein, giving the protein MTNTSSRAGLDASLSETVARTLQDYLDTLGDHEASNIYRLVLDEVERPMLEIMMRYTHNNQSKAAQCMGINRATLRTKLKRHNLL; this is encoded by the coding sequence ATGACGAATACATCTTCTCGTGCCGGTCTGGACGCTTCTTTGTCTGAAACGGTTGCTCGTACTTTACAAGATTATCTGGATACGCTGGGTGATCATGAAGCGTCAAACATTTATCGTTTGGTGTTGGATGAAGTTGAGCGCCCTATGCTGGAAATCATGATGCGTTATACGCATAACAACCAGTCTAAGGCAGCGCAGTGCATGGGTATTAACCGTGCTACTCTGCGTACTAAGCTGAAGCGCCATAACTTACTCTAA
- a CDS encoding cation:proton antiporter, translated as MSVGAVAAFRTLHLPPILGYLLVGIVMGENGLAFIPENESLEFMGEVGVVFLLFAIGLEFSLKQFMAMRTTIIGLGGLQVLISTLSGVMILSYFGVSWQSALVAGGAMAMSSTAIVVKQLTDQAEMRAPHGQSALGILLFQDIAVVPFLVMIPLVAGGAELEINTLQLLFYVIMGGVLFFGMLLIGRYTLRPLFQYVSRTESVELFNITVLLVALTAAWLTQSMNLSLALGAFLAGMLLSETEYKHQIESEIRPFRDILMGIFFITVGTKLDLAILPSLWLPVLLLVLGLIVGKGLLIAVLTRFFVKNNATSLRTGLVLAQGGEFGFALLALALSNEVMSPSEAQTTLAAIVISMAISPFLIRYNEKITNVLLADTYTHQRFKEAEEVSTAVNEVENHVILCGYRRMGQNIARFLQEQGVPYIALDLDPGIVGRTWEAGDPVHYADATRPEILMAAGLERARMVVITVIEVEVAKRIIEAVRLKHADIPVLVRTRDERHLQTLIRLGATSVLPETLEATLMITQRIVEQLGFSPDEVFQMTEKIRRDSYRALHSYYHGERDNTLQVGKKTEAFLHTVRLREGDYATGKRIAALELERFAVCIKALRRGDIRGEEPSADISLQADDVLVLEGGKAECFREVENILRTGGKLAKTAIPAPADA; from the coding sequence GTGTCCGTTGGTGCAGTGGCTGCATTCCGTACTTTACATTTGCCGCCGATTCTTGGCTACCTATTGGTAGGCATTGTAATGGGGGAGAATGGTCTGGCATTTATTCCAGAAAATGAAAGTCTTGAGTTCATGGGCGAGGTGGGAGTGGTTTTCCTGCTGTTCGCGATTGGGCTGGAATTTTCACTGAAACAATTCATGGCGATGCGCACCACGATCATAGGTTTGGGCGGTTTACAGGTATTGATTTCTACCTTGTCAGGCGTGATGATTTTGTCCTACTTTGGCGTGTCTTGGCAAAGTGCTTTGGTGGCTGGTGGCGCGATGGCGATGTCGTCGACAGCAATTGTGGTTAAGCAATTGACGGATCAGGCGGAAATGCGAGCGCCGCACGGGCAGTCAGCCTTAGGGATTTTATTGTTTCAAGACATCGCAGTCGTTCCCTTTTTGGTCATGATTCCACTGGTGGCTGGTGGTGCTGAGTTGGAGATAAATACGCTCCAATTACTATTTTACGTGATCATGGGCGGGGTATTGTTTTTTGGCATGTTACTGATTGGGCGTTATACCTTGCGCCCATTGTTTCAATATGTTTCGCGCACCGAATCGGTCGAGTTGTTTAATATCACTGTACTGTTGGTGGCACTGACTGCGGCTTGGTTGACGCAATCCATGAATTTGTCATTGGCTCTGGGGGCGTTTTTAGCCGGGATGTTGCTGAGTGAAACCGAGTACAAGCACCAGATCGAAAGTGAAATACGACCTTTCCGCGATATTTTGATGGGTATCTTTTTCATCACGGTGGGGACGAAGTTGGATCTCGCCATCCTGCCTTCATTGTGGTTGCCGGTATTGCTGCTGGTATTAGGCTTGATTGTGGGCAAAGGCTTGCTGATTGCGGTGCTAACCCGGTTTTTTGTGAAAAATAATGCGACTTCGTTGCGCACGGGGCTGGTGTTGGCGCAAGGGGGCGAGTTTGGGTTTGCCTTGCTGGCGTTGGCGTTAAGCAATGAGGTGATGTCGCCGAGTGAAGCGCAAACGACCTTGGCTGCGATTGTGATCAGTATGGCGATTTCGCCGTTTCTGATTCGTTATAACGAAAAAATTACGAATGTTCTGTTGGCGGATACTTATACGCACCAGCGTTTTAAAGAGGCAGAAGAAGTCAGTACCGCCGTCAATGAAGTGGAAAATCATGTTATTCTCTGCGGCTACCGACGGATGGGGCAGAATATTGCACGCTTTTTACAGGAACAAGGTGTGCCGTATATTGCGCTTGATCTTGACCCCGGCATTGTGGGAAGGACGTGGGAGGCAGGCGATCCGGTACATTATGCTGATGCAACCCGCCCAGAAATTTTGATGGCGGCGGGTTTGGAACGCGCCCGTATGGTGGTGATTACGGTGATAGAGGTCGAGGTCGCCAAACGCATTATTGAGGCAGTACGTCTTAAGCACGCTGATATTCCGGTATTGGTGCGTACCCGTGATGAACGTCACCTGCAAACCTTGATACGTTTGGGCGCAACCAGTGTGTTACCGGAAACCTTGGAAGCCACCCTGATGATTACCCAACGTATTGTGGAACAACTCGGTTTCAGCCCCGATGAAGTGTTTCAGATGACGGAAAAAATACGCCGTGACAGTTACCGTGCCTTGCACAGTTATTATCATGGTGAGCGCGATAACACCTTGCAAGTGGGCAAGAAAACCGAGGCATTTTTGCACACCGTTAGGTTGCGGGAGGGGGATTATGCTACGGGTAAACGGATTGCAGCGCTGGAGTTGGAACGTTTTGCGGTATGCATTAAGGCATTGCGGCGTGGTGATATTCGTGGTGAAGAGCCTTCCGCTGATATTTCTTTGCAAGCCGATGATGTGTTGGTGCTTGAGGGGGGCAAGGCAGAGTGTTTCCGGGAGGTGGAGAATATTTTGCGTACCGGGGGGAAGCTGGCAAAAACGGCTATTCCTGCCCCAGCGGATGCTTGA
- a CDS encoding ABC transporter ATP-binding protein → MDIIFREYGAIIRQKWGWFVVVMIGITGGAGLELLVPLYYKEIANGLSKTFTADTHHILLQNLTYIAMTYGVIWLSWRALELGMIMFQSWGLNKLDKRCFDVLVKQRAHFFENNFAGSLVKQANRFIKAFETIIDWMIFQFYGNVLQITLAFIIFYQQQPTFALYFLIWVAIFLGWSGGFLVWKLKFDLRVAAMDSKLGGAYADGISNIAIVKSFALEQHERANIGALADESYRVRNVAWLLTFVSFAVQSMLVFGIELLLIYWMIGEWQNGAFEIGEFVLFQTVLLILIKHLWDFGMNFRRFFSVLADAREMADVFRQTDLEDDHADMPTHTITQGDIRFEQLGFAYGKADKQVGLFHDFNLHIQPGEKVALVGHSGSGKTSLTKLLFRFVDPQQGRILFDDLDATEFSLASLRSQISLVPQQPDLFHRSIRDNIALGKDIPDEALREVARKARALDFIDKLPQGFDTLVGERGVKLSGGEKQRIAIARAFLEDAPIVVLDEATSALDSLTEQQIQVAIFELIERKTAIVIAHRLATILRMDRIIVLENGEIIEQGTHSELLALRGKYHEMWQHQSGEFL, encoded by the coding sequence ATGGATATTATTTTTCGTGAATATGGCGCAATCATCCGCCAGAAATGGGGCTGGTTTGTCGTCGTTATGATCGGCATTACCGGCGGCGCGGGGCTGGAGCTGTTAGTACCGCTGTATTACAAAGAAATTGCCAATGGCTTGTCCAAAACCTTCACGGCGGATACGCATCACATACTGCTGCAAAATCTGACCTACATTGCCATGACTTACGGCGTCATTTGGCTGAGTTGGCGGGCGCTGGAACTGGGCATGATCATGTTCCAAAGCTGGGGCTTAAACAAACTCGATAAACGCTGTTTTGACGTGCTGGTAAAACAACGCGCCCACTTTTTCGAGAACAATTTTGCGGGCAGCTTGGTCAAGCAAGCCAACCGTTTCATCAAAGCGTTTGAAACCATTATCGACTGGATGATTTTTCAGTTTTACGGCAATGTGCTGCAAATCACCCTCGCCTTCATTATTTTTTACCAGCAACAACCCACGTTTGCGCTGTATTTTCTGATATGGGTTGCCATCTTTTTGGGCTGGAGCGGTGGCTTTCTGGTGTGGAAATTGAAATTCGACCTGCGCGTCGCGGCGATGGATTCCAAACTCGGCGGAGCGTATGCCGATGGTATTAGCAATATTGCCATTGTCAAAAGCTTTGCACTGGAACAACACGAACGTGCCAATATCGGCGCACTGGCAGATGAATCTTACCGCGTCCGCAATGTCGCTTGGCTGTTAACATTCGTCTCGTTTGCCGTGCAAAGTATGCTGGTTTTCGGCATCGAATTGCTGCTGATTTATTGGATGATCGGCGAATGGCAAAACGGTGCATTCGAGATCGGTGAATTTGTGTTGTTCCAAACTGTACTGCTCATCCTGATCAAACACTTGTGGGATTTTGGGATGAATTTCCGGCGCTTTTTCAGCGTATTGGCGGATGCGCGTGAAATGGCAGACGTTTTTCGGCAAACAGATTTGGAAGATGATCACGCGGATATGCCAACCCACACCATTACGCAAGGTGACATTCGCTTTGAGCAACTGGGGTTTGCGTATGGCAAAGCGGATAAGCAAGTCGGCTTGTTTCATGATTTCAACCTGCACATCCAACCCGGTGAAAAAGTGGCATTGGTGGGGCATTCTGGCTCAGGCAAAACCTCGCTGACCAAATTGTTATTCCGCTTTGTCGACCCGCAGCAGGGCAGAATTTTGTTCGATGACCTGGATGCTACGGAGTTTTCATTGGCTTCATTACGCTCACAAATTTCGCTGGTTCCGCAGCAACCGGATCTGTTTCACCGCAGTATCCGCGACAATATTGCGCTGGGCAAAGACATCCCCGATGAGGCGTTGCGTGAAGTTGCCCGCAAAGCCCGTGCCTTGGATTTCATCGACAAACTGCCGCAAGGCTTTGACACGCTGGTGGGCGAACGTGGCGTGAAACTGTCCGGCGGTGAAAAGCAACGCATCGCGATTGCCCGCGCTTTTCTGGAAGATGCGCCGATTGTGGTGCTGGATGAAGCCACCAGTGCTTTGGATTCACTCACCGAACAGCAAATCCAAGTCGCTATTTTCGAGCTGATCGAGCGAAAAACCGCGATTGTGATTGCGCACAGACTAGCAACCATTCTGCGCATGGACAGAATCATTGTGTTGGAAAATGGCGAGATTATCGAACAAGGCACGCACAGTGAATTGCTGGCATTGCGCGGCAAATACCACGAAATGTGGCAACACCAAAGTGGAGAGTTCCTGTAA
- a CDS encoding nucleotidyl transferase AbiEii/AbiGii toxin family protein, producing the protein MFELDHHRKILTILNALDSDFFRAINACFGGGTLLALLYGEYRWSKDIDFICPVGEGYRKLRSDLADRGYDALFKDTSSINLPREFKADQYGVRFAVQVQATLIKFEIVAEGRIKLETPAHYDWCSVPCLSFADSCTEKLLSNADRWPDTAVKSRDLIDLAMLRLQATIPLAAIEKAEDAYPVILPLIKALTHFQGSANYRRECFAALQVKNQGKIMDGIDLLAADQGMARTERTITESL; encoded by the coding sequence ATGTTTGAACTCGATCACCATCGCAAAATCCTGACCATACTCAACGCGCTGGATAGTGATTTCTTCCGCGCAATCAATGCCTGTTTCGGCGGCGGCACACTGCTTGCCCTGCTATACGGCGAATACCGGTGGAGTAAAGACATCGACTTCATCTGCCCCGTGGGGGAAGGCTACCGAAAACTACGTTCTGACCTTGCCGACCGTGGTTATGATGCGCTGTTCAAAGATACTTCCAGCATAAACCTGCCAAGAGAATTCAAAGCAGATCAGTACGGTGTACGTTTTGCCGTTCAAGTCCAAGCAACGTTAATCAAATTTGAGATTGTCGCTGAAGGTCGAATCAAGCTGGAAACACCTGCACACTATGACTGGTGTTCGGTTCCCTGTCTGAGTTTTGCTGACAGTTGCACTGAAAAATTGTTGTCCAACGCTGATCGTTGGCCTGATACCGCCGTGAAATCACGCGACCTGATTGACCTTGCCATGCTGCGTTTGCAGGCAACGATTCCTCTGGCAGCCATTGAAAAAGCGGAAGATGCTTACCCTGTCATCCTTCCGTTAATCAAGGCATTGACGCATTTTCAGGGTAGCGCCAACTACCGGCGGGAATGTTTTGCAGCCTTGCAGGTAAAGAACCAAGGGAAAATTATGGATGGGATAGATCTGCTGGCGGCTGATCAGGGAATGGCAAGGACAGAGAGAACCATTACAGAAAGCCTTTAA
- the mutS gene encoding DNA mismatch repair protein MutS: protein MSKEQQHTPMMQQYFRIKAEYPDILLFYRMGDFYELFMDDAKKASALLDITLTARGATAGEPIPMAGVPYHAVEQYLAKLLKVGESVAICEQIGDPAKSKGPVERKITRLLTPGTVTDDYLLDDRRDNLLVAIHRSSLPAPLAGEGPGKGGSYGIAAIDLSTGRFTVQQADSDTTLHNEIERLQPAEILHDEDWKPAFARNRISTPRPQWHFDLDTAKRLLLRQFGVHDLDGFGCNHLPLAIAAAGALLNYVQETQRTALPHINSLTVELSDEGIILDAASRRNLELEYSISGEHKNTLISVIDKTATSMGSRLLRRWLNKPLRDRFILRNRHQAVGALLDQYRYETLLETLRGIGDIERIASRIALGSARPRDLSTLRSSLHVLPRIHGLIGTIDNPHIQQLHNNIDLHESLRHLLDSAIIDNPPVVIRDGGVVAPGFDAELDELRNLSENADQYLLDLEAREKVRTGINNLKVAYNRIHGYYVEIPQSQLSRIPADYIRRQTLKGVERFILPELKKFEDKVLSARERALAREKAIYENLLRDLLEHLNPIRNTAQAIAELDVLSNFAERANTLNYNCPALVDGAGIQIEGGRHPVVERTLDNPFVPNDLYMDSRRRMLMVTGPNMGGKSTYMRQVALIVLLAHIGSYVPAQTARLGNIDRIFTRIGAHDDLSTGRSTFMVEMTEAANILNNATAHSLVLMDEIGRGTSTFDGLSLAWAIAEFLARDRKAFTLFATHYFELTSLAEQISTIANVHIDAVEHGDKIVFLHAVKEGPANQSYGLQVAQLAGVPKGVIAQAKKKLVSLEKHSQQAPQPGQTLPLMFDTPTEPKDEIAEKVKAALAAVDPDELTPRQALDELYRLRKLLK from the coding sequence ATGAGCAAAGAACAGCAACACACTCCCATGATGCAACAATACTTCCGAATCAAAGCGGAGTACCCCGACATCCTCCTGTTTTACCGCATGGGGGATTTCTACGAACTGTTCATGGACGACGCCAAAAAAGCCTCCGCGTTGCTCGACATCACCCTCACCGCACGCGGCGCAACAGCGGGCGAACCGATTCCAATGGCAGGCGTTCCCTACCATGCCGTAGAACAATACCTCGCCAAACTCCTCAAAGTCGGCGAATCCGTCGCCATTTGCGAACAAATCGGCGACCCCGCCAAATCCAAAGGCCCAGTCGAACGCAAAATCACCCGCCTGCTCACCCCCGGCACTGTCACCGACGACTACCTCCTCGACGACCGCCGCGACAACCTCCTCGTCGCCATCCACCGCTCTTCACTCCCTGCCCCCCTTGCGGGGGAAGGGCCGGGGAAGGGGGGGTCTTACGGCATCGCCGCCATCGACCTAAGCACCGGACGCTTCACCGTCCAACAAGCCGATTCCGACACCACCCTGCACAACGAAATTGAACGCCTGCAACCCGCTGAAATCCTACACGACGAAGACTGGAAACCCGCCTTCGCCCGCAACCGCATTTCCACCCCGCGTCCGCAATGGCACTTCGACCTCGACACCGCCAAACGCCTGCTCCTACGCCAATTTGGGGTACACGATCTCGACGGCTTCGGCTGCAACCACTTGCCGCTCGCGATTGCCGCAGCGGGCGCATTGCTCAATTACGTGCAAGAAACCCAGCGCACCGCCCTGCCCCATATCAACAGCCTGACGGTGGAACTCAGCGACGAAGGCATCATTCTCGACGCTGCCAGCCGCCGCAATCTGGAACTCGAATACAGCATCAGCGGTGAACACAAAAACACCCTGATTTCCGTGATCGACAAAACCGCCACCAGCATGGGCAGCCGCCTACTCCGCCGCTGGCTCAACAAACCGCTGCGTGACCGTTTCATTCTGCGCAACCGTCACCAAGCCGTCGGCGCATTGCTCGACCAATACCGCTACGAAACTTTGCTGGAAACCTTGCGCGGCATCGGCGACATCGAACGCATTGCCAGCCGCATCGCCCTCGGCTCGGCGCGTCCGCGTGACCTGTCCACCCTGCGTAGCTCCTTGCACGTATTGCCGCGCATTCACGGTTTGATCGGCACCATCGACAACCCGCACATCCAGCAATTACACAACAACATCGACTTGCACGAATCACTGCGCCACCTGCTGGATTCCGCCATCATCGACAACCCGCCCGTGGTCATCCGCGACGGCGGCGTAGTCGCCCCCGGTTTCGATGCCGAACTCGACGAATTACGCAATTTGAGCGAAAACGCCGACCAATACCTACTGGATCTCGAAGCCCGCGAAAAAGTCCGCACCGGCATCAACAACCTCAAGGTCGCCTACAACCGCATTCACGGCTACTACGTCGAAATCCCGCAAAGCCAGTTGAGCCGGATTCCCGCCGACTATATCCGCCGCCAAACGCTTAAAGGCGTGGAACGCTTCATTCTACCCGAACTGAAAAAGTTTGAAGACAAGGTACTCTCCGCCCGCGAACGCGCCCTTGCCCGCGAGAAAGCCATTTACGAAAACCTGTTACGCGACTTACTGGAACACTTAAACCCCATCCGCAATACCGCACAAGCCATCGCCGAACTCGATGTATTGAGCAATTTCGCCGAACGCGCCAACACCCTAAATTACAACTGCCCCGCGCTGGTGGATGGTGCTGGCATTCAAATCGAAGGCGGACGGCATCCAGTCGTAGAACGCACCCTCGACAACCCCTTCGTGCCAAACGATCTATACATGGATTCACGCCGCCGCATGTTAATGGTCACAGGCCCCAATATGGGCGGAAAATCCACCTACATGCGCCAAGTCGCGCTGATCGTGTTGCTGGCACATATCGGCAGCTACGTCCCCGCGCAAACCGCCCGCCTCGGCAATATTGACCGTATTTTCACCCGCATCGGCGCACACGATGACTTAAGCACCGGGCGTTCCACCTTCATGGTGGAAATGACCGAAGCCGCCAATATTCTCAACAATGCCACCGCCCACAGTTTGGTATTAATGGACGAAATCGGGCGCGGAACCAGCACCTTCGACGGCTTATCACTGGCATGGGCAATCGCCGAATTCCTCGCCCGCGACCGCAAAGCATTCACCCTATTTGCCACCCACTATTTCGAGCTAACCTCCCTCGCCGAACAAATCAGCACCATTGCGAACGTGCATATCGACGCAGTAGAACATGGCGACAAAATCGTATTTTTACACGCGGTGAAAGAAGGCCCAGCCAACCAAAGCTATGGCTTGCAAGTCGCACAATTGGCAGGCGTACCCAAAGGTGTGATTGCACAAGCAAAAAAGAAATTGGTATCGTTGGAAAAGCACAGCCAGCAAGCCCCACAACCGGGACAAACCCTGCCCCTGATGTTTGACACACCCACTGAACCCAAAGATGAAATCGCCGAAAAAGTGAAAGCGGCACTCGCCGCCGTAGACCCGGATGAACTCACCCCACGCCAAGCGCTAGACGAGTTGTATCGGTTGAGGAAATTACTGAAATAA
- a CDS encoding DsbC family protein, translating to MYKKMILGALISVALATTGAMADDVPADLGDKMKPMFGGSAPDSLKATPVAGMFEAKFGGEIIYVSGDARYVFVGDLIDAQNKSSLTEASRAADRVAIVKTIDAGKSIEFKAKGEEKHVLYAFTDVDCPFCVKLHKEVPALNEKGVTVRYLAYPRAGVGSPAYKKMANIWCADDKPAAMDQVKNDGKVLPDKECTNPVGEQFELGQKLGVNGTPALLTLDGTMIPGYRPADQLAKMLDDAKAAAAK from the coding sequence ATGTACAAAAAAATGATTCTGGGCGCACTGATCAGTGTTGCGCTCGCAACGACCGGGGCAATGGCTGACGATGTGCCTGCGGATCTGGGCGACAAAATGAAACCGATGTTTGGTGGCAGCGCCCCTGACTCGTTAAAGGCGACTCCCGTAGCGGGCATGTTTGAAGCCAAATTTGGCGGCGAAATTATTTACGTGAGTGGCGATGCGCGTTACGTATTTGTTGGCGATTTGATTGATGCACAAAACAAATCCAGCCTGACCGAAGCCTCGCGTGCGGCTGATCGGGTGGCTATTGTTAAAACTATCGACGCGGGCAAAAGCATTGAGTTCAAAGCCAAGGGCGAAGAAAAGCACGTGTTGTATGCGTTCACTGACGTTGACTGCCCATTTTGTGTGAAATTGCATAAAGAAGTTCCAGCACTGAATGAAAAAGGCGTGACCGTGCGCTATTTGGCGTATCCGCGTGCAGGCGTGGGTTCACCGGCTTACAAAAAGATGGCAAATATTTGGTGTGCGGATGATAAGCCAGCCGCGATGGATCAGGTGAAAAATGACGGCAAAGTGTTACCCGATAAAGAATGCACTAACCCTGTCGGTGAGCAGTTTGAACTGGGTCAAAAGTTGGGTGTGAATGGCACACCCGCGTTGCTGACATTGGATGGCACGATGATTCCAGGGTATCGCCCGGCGGATCAGTTAGCCAAAATGCTGGATGACGCGAAAGCGGCAGCGGCGAAGTAA